TGTCAGAAGttagatattaaaataaattagaatataGTGTGTAATTTAAATATGGCAAACTCCAGTGGATTTGTCTGTCTTACTGGCTTCTTTTGAAGAGACGCATTTCAGGATTAAACCATAATTGCTGAGATTATTTGAATTCTAATTTTAGAGTTAATTTAGTTAATTGCCACAGACTAATTGGCTCAAGCTTGATTGACCTGAAAAATGTCCATTTGTTAGCTAATAATTGTCATGCCAAATGAGCAGAGTTGTGTTGAATGCAAAATAATATTTGGATTACTATTCATGGTATATGctgtatttccttctgtttgatAAACTCTGGATACTTTATGCTACATTACTCGTTTGTTATTTCTCACTGTGTGTTTCTATTTCACTTTCTactgcttcttttcattttaaaggaggGGGTTTATTCTAACGTGGCGTTTCTGGAGAAATCGCAGACTGATGTTTTTGGTGCTAACCACCCACATTTCAATCAGCTTTGCCAGAAAAGTATCCAATGCTTTGTTCAAGCAAATTACTGTATTTACATTTCCCAACCAGCCTCTGTACCCACCCCTCCTTCAGGTTTACTTTAACGCTTTTGAGCAGAGGAATAAACAGGGAATTTATTCCCACTTGACGCAGAGGAGCTAACCCCATTGCCATCACCAAAAGCCGGGGGGTAACAGCGGTGCTAGGAGGAGGAATCGTACTGCCCCGAATTCCTGACACCCGGGTTGGCGGagtttccagctctgcagctggagatGTGGGGCCTTTGCAGTGACATTTTCAGACAATGTAGGGGCTCAGTAGTGACCGGTAGTGATAAATAATCTAGGACCTAATGTATTTTGagagttgctttcttttctgctgttgttttggAGCGTGGAGTGGTTTTCAAGATACTAATTTTAAGGCGTGTGAAAGAAACTTGGAAAACTCACGGCACTGGCACAGTCCGTCCTGCGTTTTAAAgccgtttgtttgtttttcattgatCCTGATTTTAGAAAGAGTGCTGcccctcttctgctttttgccCTGTTTGTTTGAAACTGTTGCTGTAACGGGCTGGTTTTGAGATGTTGATCGCTGGCTCTGCCTTCAACCGATTGCGCCTGTGACCTTTTAATCCACCTCATTGATAGAACGAGGCACTAAAATACTAACCATATAAAATGTTAAGCATGCATCATATCCACTGCAGCTAGAAGACAACCACAGCCTACTGCTGTGCCTACTGTtacaatttaaatacaaaacctaAGTGAACCAGATGATACCAAGGGGTAGTAGGTACACCTTAGGTAGTATCACAACAATGACCAGACTCAGGTTTCTGCTTGGACTTCTCCAAGAACAGTTCCTATGTATTGCCACATAGACATACAGGCATGCTATcacatttttgaaaagaaatggagCATAATAGTTGAAAATCACTTTGCACGAGCCATTTTAAGAAGATACAGCAAAGCACACATGgcaagaaatgggaaaagaacgAAGGCCCAAGTGATCATCAGCTTGAAAGAGAAACTCGGATGCTTCTCTAATGGAGACGATGACCAGGCTGGACTTGAACAGTTTTTCACCCACCTCACCATCCTGCACACTGATACCCAGGAGCAGACTGGGCCTGCCAATGCATATGCTGCTGTGCGCATTGCCTTTAGCAAGCCGGTTAAGCTTTGTAACTTGATGGGGATTCACTATACAACTTGCAAACGTCACTggcaatagaatagaatagaatagaatagaatagaatagaatagaatagaatagaatagaatagaatagaatagaatagaatagcggagcagagaaaagagaagagaagaagagaatattatatttcagctggaagggatgTACAACAAccgtctagtccaactgcctgactacttcagggctgaccagaagttaaagaatgttattaagggcattgtccaaatgcctcttaagcactgacaagcttggggcatcgaccacctctctaggaagcctgttccagtgtttgaccaccctctcggtgaagaaatgcttcctcgtgtccagtctgaaccttccctggagcagctttgagccattcccacgcctCCTGTCGCTGgctcccagggagaagagctcagcacctccctctccgcatCCCCTCCTGAGGATGCTGTAGAGAGCGATGGAAGAAAGAAATACGTCTGTCTTTCACGTCTGCTTGTTAATGCACCCATTTCTCAGGCTTTAAGTCACCTAACGCAGAGGCTGGAGTGCAgcaggcgggcggcgggcggcggacACCCCTCCCGGCGCCAGGCGGAGCGGGCGCCATTGCCACTAGATGGCATCGCCGTCCCACGATTACCCAAACCCGCTCGGTGTGACGTAGGAGTGACGCAGCAGGCGGGTTTGGGAGAACTCAGCTGCGGCTCTCGAGTTCAAAATCCAGCTTTTGCAGAAAACGCGCGCTATTTGTCAAGAGGATCTGGGCATACGCACATCTCTCGCCGCTGCCGCGATGGGCGACGGGGAGAAGAAATTGCTGGAAACGGTCCTGCTGAGCTACCACAGCCTTTAAAACGTGTAGGAGACCTGCCAAAGCTACGGCAGAGATTGCTGCCCCTTGACCATGCCATCGTGATACGTTCCTCACCTTGTGAATTCAGGTGAAATGCTAGAGGCAGGAAGGAAAGTTGTAAAAAGCTCCACGTTCCATAATAAGAAGTATTTTTCCTGTGGGTTAGGCAATCACAAAGGAGTTAAGTTCTGTTTGGGTGTTTATCAGGGATTGCTGCTTCCTAGTAAAAGTTTCTGCgaagcaaaaaagaaatcagcattaACAAATATATTATGCGTAAGTATTTTCATGTCCCCGGGTGTCAGCTCTACTGAGAAAGGGAGAATTTAATGAGCTCTCTGTAGACATGTAAAGTTGtacatttagaaaatatatgaaataaattcTCTTGTTTATATGGTAGATGTCTAAAACTCACAAGAAAACTCAGCCAACCCACACTGAAGTTTGCCACAAGGTACTGGACTAACACAAATAATACCACTCTGCTGGAGTGATATTACGCCTGACAGATACAAACACACGTTACACCTTTCCCTGGGGTTGCAGCTGTAGTTGACACACAGCCAGGCAGCGAGGAGACAAGCAATGCCATGGGAAACAAAACAGCCTTTCTGAGGAAGAGGAGCATCCATGGGCAGCCGCGCTGGTGATACCCAGAGGTCGATGTGCTGCTGGATGTCTCTGGGTAATCAATAAGCGCAGGGAAAGGAAATAACTTTCAATTTAATGTTTGGAGTCGGGTTGTTTCCTgaataatttcactgaaatggAAAGAATATCGCCCCTCACACTTCTGAGATTTGAAGACAGATATTCTAAAAATATGCCTAAAGTAACTGGTATTCAGATGAATACCCTGTCAGTGGTATGAATCAGCTATTTCTAGTTTTGCAATGTGCATACAGGAACAGTCAGTGCAAACTTTACAAtggttttcaacatttttttactttttttttccacccagtgAAGATGCGAATGGCTATGATTACTGACAATCGGCTTGTTTTTCTTAAGCGTTTTCCAAAAGCTCGGACAAACAGGTGTACCTTGCTGCACGGCCTGAAGGTCGGCGGACTAAACCTTTTCTATCACATTATCGTGATAcagcaaagggccagggcaggggcCTCCGGCAAAGCTGTGCTGCCAGCGTGCTGCCCTGGTGACGGGTACAGCCCAGGAGCTCTGGGACGGCTCCCAGAGGGTGTTAAAGAGAACAAATCCTTGCCTTGCCATAAgcctatatgtgtgtgtgtatatatgtgcaaAATGGGTTATACCGCTCATGCTCCAGGGCAGAAGCTATCCACTAACTGTCTTCCATTAGGAAGAAACCCAATCTCCTAAGTGTTTCTCGCATCTCTGAAGCATCTGCTCTGAGCCACTCCCAGAGAAAGCGTTAGACAGACCTGCCGCAGGAATGCCCatgccaacacacacacacaaataccatgttttagaaagaaatagtTCAGATGTAAGAATGATATTGAAAATGTAAAGATCTAGTGATACAGATGTATTTTCACACCTGCATTCACAGACCCAAAATACAGATCGACGGATTAATtggagattattttatttgtatgagATGCCacctgaagtattttaattttctgccacAGATCAGTATCTCGTTTATATTTACCTATATACAGCTATTGCTACTGATAAAGTCATGCCTTTTATCTGTATTTCTGAGGAATGGTCTGAAATTTCAAAAAGACAGACATACTCTACAGCAAAAGAATATacagaaatgcaatttaaaatcaaTTCATCAAATCATTATATGTCTTCTatcaaagatgaaaaattttagattttttcttctattttaacaTCAATAGGAGAAAACATAACCCAAAACTCTGGCTTTACAGGAGAgtaagaaatgcagaagaaaagtttTTACAGAATGTCATGCATATGTCAAAAAAGTGAAAATCAAGTTACGCACATGTTTTTTTTGTGGCTGCAATATTCCACCAAAGCTGTACAGGTGCATGCTTTGCCATGGACCAAAGCATAGTGCGAATTTTACTTCAAAGTCAATGCCAGTGGTACCAAATGAAGAAAATCCTTTCCTTCCCTTGCAACCCAGTGTGTGGGCACCGGACTCACTCGCTGATTCATTTGGTGTGTTACAGCTCTGCCTGGGGGCTAGCGAGGCTGTGAGCGCTGGGGGTGTGCGGATGAGCACCACGGCTTTCTGAGAGCGTGGGGAGAAGGAGTTTAGTTTGAGTTAAGGAGTTCAGTATTAGGGGTTCGTATGTGCACGTAGGACCACACGTGCCTTTAGAGGTTTTGCAAACGGgaaattttaatttccaaatggTAATAATTTTTGTTTCGGACTTCAAGGAAACGTGGGACAGCATGTCGCTGATTTCTTGCAAATGTATGTATTTGCTGGAAATTAAAGCTTGCTGAATGAAGGGACAGCTGGGCCTGTCCGGCTGCTTTACCGTAACACTACAGATCCTAAAGAGAGGTGTCAGTCAGGGAAGGGATTGCTCAGGTCAATCAAAGTTCAGAAATTGTTTTATAAGGTACCAAATAGGGACATTTCAGCTTTCCTGCTGAAGCTCTTGCATCTCCCATGCAGTGGGATCAGGTCACCCTGTAACCGCTGTTGTAATTTACACGCAGACATCAAAAGCTCAAATCACAAAGCCCTGGAAACTCCTCATTTCTTCTCCAGTCTCCGAGGGACGTTTCCAGAGCGGGTTTAGGcacctttttctcttctcctgactTGCTGGCCATTTCCTCACTAGAGGACAAAGGCTTGTGGCTGCATGGATTTTGTGCCCTGGGTTGGGGAGGAAGCAGAAGGCGGTATCAGAGGGCGGCTCTCACCGTTGTGCTTTTCCCAAATTCTCACGGTTTGTCCAGGAAACTTTTCCTGCGGGAAACTCGCCGCGGGGGCTGTGAGCGAGTGTGCGGGTGGGCTGCGCTCGCTCCCGCACCTGCCCGTGCTTTATTGAGTGGGGGCTGTgggctttggggagggagggaggacggaGGGGAGGTGtttccccgcggggctgggggcggcccgcggacacgcgtggggccggggggcggcccgggggtggtggtgggggggtcgtcccgccccgctcctccgccgccgggcgcggggccgcggcgggcggccggccGGAGCCGCGGGCGGTATTTAAGCGgacgggcgcggagcggcgcgctGCCGCCGGGGCTGGCGCGGAGCCGCCGGAGCATGCACGCCTTCGGGCcgcccgccgagccgccgcctCACGCCCAGGAGCTGCTGGACGTGGCGGTGTGCCCCGGCATCTACCCGCCGGgccggccccagcccccgcccgccgccaacCCCTACCTCTGGctcggcggccccgccgcgccgtacctgcccgccgccccctTCCTGCCGTCGGGCTGCGCCCCCGCGCAGCGGCCGCCGTCGGgccccgcgggcgcggagcggggctggccggcgctgccgcccccgCAGCAGGAGTGCCTGCGCCCGGCCAGGCCGCCCTACTCCTACTCGGCGCTGATCGCCATGGCCATCCACAGcgcgccgggccggcggcggaCCCTCAGCCAGATCTACCAGTACGTGGCCGAAAACTTCCCCTTTTACAAGAAGAGCAAGGCGGGCTGGCAGAACTCCATCCGCCACAACCTCTCCCTCAACGACTGCTTCAAGAAGGTGCCGCGGGACGAGGACGACCCGGGtaaggggacggggacggggacggggacccgGGCGGgcgcagcccctctgccccccccccccccgcccgccatggggcgcggaggcggcggcgggcaaCGCGCGGGGCCTTCCTCTCTCCGCAGGCAAAGGCAACTACTGGACCCTCGACCCCAACTGCGAGAAAATGTTCGATAACGGCAATtttaggaggaggaggaagagacggGCCGAGGCGGGCGGGCCCGAGGGGGCCGGAGGGAGCGGCGGGGGCCCGCGGGCCTCCTgccccgccgggctgcggggcccAGCCGGCGCCGATGCCCCCTTCtacggccgggccggggcccaGGCGTGACTGGAGCTCCCCGGGCGCACCGAGATGCACTAACGCACGAGAGAGGAATATTTTTGTAACGCGTAAATGTACATTTTTGTATATAATGTGTAAATACAGAGAggcgggggaggagggcagcgggGATGGGGGTGCGCTGGGAGCCGAGCGAAGGCGTCGGGTGCCGCTTCCCCTCCTTTCTCACACCGACACCTTTACCCTCCTGCCTGCGGCTCTCCGGGGCGGCTCTCCCACCTTTGCACGGCCACGAGCAAAGCAgagccccccgcagccgcccggccGTGCCGCCGAGGGAGGGAGGCTCCCGCCGGCCACGGCCCTCCTGGGTGGGTTAGGGGAGGTAAAGGGCGGGTTTGCAGCCTGGACTTTCCAGAGGTGCCAGGAGAGagcctggggtgcagggagggacagagggacgtgCCCTCGACCCCGGGCCCCACTCCCACGGGGGACCGGGCTGGcgtggggggcacccagccccaTCATCCTCTGCAGCGTTTCTAAATAAAAcctctttattttttccaaacacacAAGATCATCTTTGTGTCAGCCCGCGGCGCTGACGATAATTTGTATGAAGAATTTCAGGTTTAATCGAGCGTCCAAAATTAAACCGGATCCCCGCTGAGGAGCTCTTTAATTGCTGGTTCTCCTGCTAACTGCCTTGCCGACGGCTCGTGGGGCGCTGGTGGCCCGCGGCGCGGGTGTCCCGATGCAGCCCGGGCTCTGCCCCGCAGCGCAGCAGCCCCCAGGTACCCACCTGGGCTTCCCGGGGCACCTGCTGCTTGAGGCTGCCTTGGTAAAAACACCTCTGATTTATCCACGGTATCCACACGTACGTGAGGTTTCTGCATTTGTTTATGAAGCTTTGGAAAAATGCGACGTGGCACCAGTGGACTGCAGCCATGGCGGTTATGTTTGGGCATTTTATTCAATACTTCAAATGAGAGGTTTTTGGCCACCCCTGCTTGCTTATTAATACCTGGTGCCTGTTCCCCGCTTTTGCTTTCTGGTCGT
Above is a genomic segment from Calonectris borealis chromosome 7, bCalBor7.hap1.2, whole genome shotgun sequence containing:
- the FOXI2 gene encoding forkhead box protein I2, which gives rise to MHAFGPPAEPPPHAQELLDVAVCPGIYPPGRPQPPPAANPYLWLGGPAAPYLPAAPFLPSGCAPAQRPPSGPAGAERGWPALPPPQQECLRPARPPYSYSALIAMAIHSAPGRRRTLSQIYQYVAENFPFYKKSKAGWQNSIRHNLSLNDCFKKVPRDEDDPGKGNYWTLDPNCEKMFDNGNFRRRRKRRAEAGGPEGAGGSGGGPRASCPAGLRGPAGADAPFYGRAGAQA